One genomic window of Rubidibacter lacunae KORDI 51-2 includes the following:
- a CDS encoding cytochrome P450 — protein sequence MMPTVLPPGPRTPRPVQQLQWIADPFGYLDRAAARFGHCFSTKIAAGGNVPFVMCSDPSAIQEIFALGPDRSLSGRINAFLSDFFGDNSILLLDGAPHKRARKLLMPPFHGERMRAYGNLICQIARDVYSQLNAGDRVIARQLMQTITLRVIIRAVFGLSDERAETELLQWLDINRSPAGAAIVFLRFLRQDLGAWSPWGQFVRRRERTRSMLQVEIDARRQHGDFSGDDILTMLLQARDEEGMPLDDVEIVDELLTLLVAGHETTATALAWACYWVHRDPSVRTQLLDELKALGPDPDPSAIARAPYLSAVCNEALRIYPVVPIAVPRILTQAATIGDREYPNGSILVPCIYLAHRNPDLYPDPERFCPERFLDRQYGPGEFLPFGGGSRRCIGYALALTEMKLVLAMLMLHVNFELAEPEPVLPSRRGVTLAPATGVRMTVLSPTSDRAVAAVTS from the coding sequence ATGATGCCTACCGTTCTCCCACCCGGACCGCGCACGCCGCGCCCGGTGCAACAATTGCAGTGGATTGCCGATCCCTTTGGCTACCTCGATCGCGCCGCAGCTCGGTTCGGGCACTGCTTCAGCACCAAGATTGCTGCTGGGGGCAATGTGCCGTTTGTAATGTGTTCCGATCCGAGTGCCATCCAGGAGATCTTCGCCCTCGGTCCCGATCGCAGCCTCTCGGGTAGGATTAACGCCTTCCTGAGCGATTTCTTTGGCGATAACTCCATCTTGCTGCTCGACGGCGCTCCCCACAAACGCGCGCGCAAGCTATTGATGCCGCCTTTCCATGGCGAGCGTATGCGCGCCTATGGCAACCTTATCTGCCAGATCGCCCGCGACGTCTACAGCCAACTCAACGCTGGCGATCGGGTTATCGCACGCCAGCTGATGCAGACGATTACCCTGCGCGTTATCATTCGCGCCGTTTTCGGGTTGAGCGACGAACGCGCCGAAACCGAACTGCTGCAATGGTTGGACATCAACCGTTCGCCAGCGGGAGCTGCCATTGTTTTCTTGCGCTTCTTGCGCCAAGATCTCGGTGCGTGGAGTCCGTGGGGTCAATTCGTGCGGCGACGCGAGCGCACCCGCAGCATGTTGCAAGTGGAAATCGACGCGCGCCGCCAGCATGGGGACTTTTCTGGGGACGACATCTTGACGATGTTGCTCCAGGCGCGCGATGAGGAGGGCATGCCCCTTGACGATGTGGAAATTGTCGACGAATTGCTGACGTTGTTGGTCGCCGGTCACGAAACAACGGCAACAGCTCTGGCGTGGGCTTGCTACTGGGTGCATCGCGACCCGTCGGTGCGCACCCAGCTCCTTGACGAACTAAAGGCTCTCGGTCCCGACCCCGACCCTAGCGCGATCGCCCGCGCGCCTTACCTAAGCGCCGTCTGCAACGAGGCACTGCGCATCTATCCAGTCGTGCCGATTGCCGTGCCGCGCATCCTCACCCAAGCCGCTACTATCGGCGATCGCGAGTACCCCAATGGCAGCATCCTCGTGCCGTGCATTTACCTGGCGCACCGCAATCCCGACCTGTATCCCGACCCCGAACGGTTCTGCCCCGAGCGCTTCCTAGACCGACAGTACGGTCCGGGTGAGTTTTTGCCCTTTGGAGGCGGCAGCCGACGCTGCATTGGCTACGCCCTCGCGCTGACGGAAATGAAACTCGTCCTGGCCATGCTGATGCTACACGTCAACTTCGAGCTAGCCGAACCGGAACCTGTGCTGCCCAGTCGGCGCGGGGTAACGCTAGCACCAGCCACCGGCGTGCGGATGACCGTCCTCAGTCCAACTAGCGATCGCGCCGTTGCGGCTGTCACTAGTTGA
- a CDS encoding bifunctional orotidine-5'-phosphate decarboxylase/orotate phosphoribosyltransferase, translating into MSFAETLNRAIARNNSLLAIGLDPNPELLPPGTDWLAHLQAIVEQTYDRACAYKLSLGLYLAQGAAGMDLLTQVLAAIPDDMPTILDAKHGDLNASSYVAETAFATWGIDAITVTPYAGQDAIAPFLLYSNHAVFVLCHTSNPTAAEIQDYPATRSPDIEPLYLEVVRAARGWGTHEQVALEVGTTDPAVLAAVRSLAPERWILVRSLWSLADVSPLLKAGLDRYGSGLLVPAPVDVLAGPDVGREVAALNETIAQSRAEATRAELRCELWQPDVCLLVSRPHQQLILQLFDLDCFLFGNFVQASGERFAYYIDLRKAISNPEVFQLMLHAYAELLRPLEFDRIAGIPYGALPTATGLSLYLQQPMIYPRKEVKAHGTRRAIEGHFLPGETAVVVDDILISGKSAIEGAQKLEAAGLKVRDIVVFVDHGRGVGARLENCGYKAHAVLTLEAIAETLLAAGRINADQHCALTSEIA; encoded by the coding sequence ATGAGTTTTGCCGAGACGTTAAACCGCGCGATCGCCCGGAACAACAGCCTGCTCGCGATCGGACTCGATCCCAACCCTGAGCTGCTGCCGCCGGGCACCGACTGGCTGGCACACCTGCAGGCGATCGTCGAACAAACTTACGATCGCGCTTGTGCGTACAAGCTTTCGTTGGGACTCTATCTAGCGCAAGGTGCGGCGGGCATGGACTTGTTAACGCAGGTGCTGGCGGCGATTCCCGACGACATGCCGACGATCCTCGATGCCAAACACGGCGATCTCAATGCCAGCTCGTATGTTGCCGAAACTGCCTTCGCAACGTGGGGCATTGATGCCATCACGGTAACGCCTTACGCCGGCCAAGACGCGATCGCGCCGTTTCTGCTGTACTCGAACCACGCCGTGTTCGTGCTCTGCCACACCTCCAATCCCACGGCGGCTGAAATTCAGGACTATCCGGCAACGCGATCGCCTGACATCGAGCCGCTGTATTTAGAAGTCGTACGGGCGGCTCGGGGTTGGGGCACGCACGAACAGGTAGCGCTGGAGGTGGGGACGACCGACCCGGCGGTGCTCGCGGCCGTGCGATCGCTCGCTCCCGAGCGCTGGATTTTGGTGCGGAGCTTGTGGTCGCTGGCGGATGTATCGCCGTTGCTTAAAGCCGGTCTCGATCGCTATGGCAGCGGGTTGCTCGTTCCCGCGCCAGTAGATGTGCTGGCAGGTCCGGACGTCGGACGTGAGGTGGCGGCCCTCAACGAGACGATCGCGCAATCGCGTGCCGAGGCAACCCGCGCCGAGCTGCGCTGCGAGCTTTGGCAACCGGACGTGTGTTTGCTGGTCTCGCGACCGCACCAGCAGCTGATCTTGCAGTTGTTCGACCTGGATTGCTTTTTGTTCGGCAACTTCGTGCAAGCCTCGGGAGAGCGGTTTGCCTACTACATAGACCTACGCAAAGCCATCTCCAATCCAGAAGTGTTCCAGCTGATGCTTCACGCCTATGCCGAACTGCTGCGACCGCTGGAGTTCGATCGCATTGCGGGCATTCCCTACGGCGCACTGCCGACGGCAACCGGTTTGTCGCTGTACCTGCAGCAACCGATGATCTATCCGCGCAAAGAGGTGAAAGCCCACGGTACCCGTCGCGCGATCGAAGGGCATTTTTTGCCGGGGGAAACAGCCGTCGTCGTGGACGACATCCTGATTAGCGGCAAAAGTGCGATCGAGGGCGCGCAGAAACTAGAAGCGGCGGGGTTGAAGGTTCGCGACATCGTCGTGTTCGTGGACCACGGTCGCGGCGTCGGCGCTCGCCTCGAAAATTGTGGCTACAAGGCTCATGCTGTCTTGACTCTGGAGGCGATCGCGGAAACCTTGCTCGCTGCCGGCCGCATCAATGCCGACCAACACTGCGCCCTGACGAGCGAAATAGCCTAG
- a CDS encoding transglutaminase TgpA family protein encodes MTAARGSQRPTGFTSLRRRLATLPPPIPEESIPLRVMVQVLVAIGIGATDLAAGTSTALWAVPASCVGAYWSWLRRRDRNVSTKFAISIGMLVATVTFFGRLLASLNDTRLVLAELLIHLQILHNFDLPRRKDLGYSMVIGLILLGVAGTLSETLVFAPALLTFLVAALPVLVLDYRSRLGLETRWFAGRKPESPAARMQSPLAPQQLGVLLLMVLGLGLGIFAVMPRFPGYQLQPLSVGAPSDVSDRGFDSEARVTTNPGYVNPGDLGSGLGANEYLNRASGAGPLNPTYYYGFADRINQNLRGRLEPRVVMRVRSQARGWARVLAFDRYTGQGWEISKTEELTSDLERPPWTYRFRLTLPRPTEAQTRRVVQTYAVTADLPNVIPAQSLPESVFFPTREIALDPNHGLRSPLPLPDGLTYTVISQVPIRDRTALRQASTDYPRHFNDRYMEVPPAIKARVRARAEELLAQSEQPLVAPYEQALYLAQALKQNYELLPDLPFLSEGDDVVDAFLFAYGGGYPDHFATTLTVMLRSLGIPARLATGFGPGQFNPFTGLYVVRNTDAYAITEVYFPGHGWLAFDAIPGHEIIPPSADEVQTFGVLRQFWHWVAGWLPPPLTAIVADVWSAIASGLAWAVSAVWRLMTRGWGGAFVGLTGALALGWLSWFVGQQVQAWRFRRYLSRLHPAERLYRRMLQLLAMRGYAKHPAQTPREYARGVSPQLEAALAEAIADICTAYSSWRYGGVVPNADFLHQQLRLLARGLDRGSS; translated from the coding sequence ATGACTGCTGCTCGAGGCTCTCAGCGCCCGACCGGTTTTACCTCGCTGCGCCGCCGTTTGGCGACTCTCCCGCCTCCCATCCCCGAGGAATCCATCCCGCTGCGCGTGATGGTCCAAGTACTCGTGGCCATTGGCATCGGTGCGACCGACCTGGCGGCGGGAACGTCCACGGCTCTGTGGGCGGTGCCGGCCAGCTGCGTGGGGGCGTACTGGAGCTGGCTGCGCCGGCGCGATCGCAACGTCTCCACGAAGTTCGCGATCTCGATCGGGATGCTGGTGGCGACGGTGACGTTTTTTGGACGTTTGCTTGCCAGCCTTAATGACACGCGCTTGGTGCTGGCGGAGCTGCTCATCCACCTGCAGATTCTGCACAACTTCGATCTGCCGCGCCGCAAAGACCTAGGCTATTCGATGGTCATCGGACTGATTTTGCTTGGAGTAGCGGGTACGTTGTCGGAAACGCTGGTTTTTGCACCCGCGCTCCTTACCTTTTTGGTCGCCGCGCTGCCGGTCCTTGTCCTCGATTATCGATCGCGGTTGGGGCTGGAGACGCGCTGGTTTGCCGGTCGCAAGCCAGAATCCCCGGCAGCCCGGATGCAATCGCCCCTAGCACCGCAGCAGTTGGGCGTGTTGTTGCTGATGGTGTTGGGGCTGGGGCTGGGAATTTTCGCGGTGATGCCGCGGTTTCCGGGCTACCAGCTGCAGCCCCTGTCCGTGGGCGCGCCGTCGGATGTCAGCGATCGCGGCTTCGACTCCGAGGCACGCGTCACCACCAATCCCGGTTACGTCAACCCCGGCGACCTGGGAAGTGGACTCGGCGCAAACGAATATCTCAATCGCGCCTCCGGCGCAGGCCCGCTTAATCCGACCTACTACTACGGATTTGCCGATCGCATCAACCAAAACCTACGCGGACGCCTCGAACCGCGTGTGGTGATGCGCGTGCGCTCGCAAGCCCGCGGGTGGGCGCGGGTGCTGGCATTCGATCGCTATACCGGTCAGGGTTGGGAGATTTCCAAAACCGAAGAGCTAACCTCAGACCTAGAGCGCCCGCCATGGACGTATCGTTTCCGGCTGACCCTCCCCCGGCCGACGGAGGCGCAGACCCGACGGGTGGTGCAAACCTACGCAGTCACCGCCGATTTGCCCAATGTCATTCCGGCACAGTCGCTGCCCGAGTCGGTGTTTTTCCCGACCCGCGAGATTGCCCTCGATCCCAACCACGGCTTGCGCTCGCCGCTCCCGTTGCCCGACGGGTTAACCTACACGGTCATTTCGCAGGTGCCCATCCGCGATCGCACGGCATTGCGGCAAGCCAGCACCGACTATCCGCGCCACTTCAACGATCGCTATATGGAGGTGCCACCTGCCATTAAGGCGCGCGTGCGTGCGCGGGCGGAAGAACTGCTGGCCCAGTCGGAGCAACCACTCGTCGCACCCTACGAACAAGCGCTGTACCTGGCACAAGCACTCAAGCAGAATTACGAACTCCTGCCGGATCTCCCGTTTCTGAGCGAGGGAGACGATGTCGTCGATGCCTTCTTGTTTGCGTACGGTGGCGGCTACCCCGATCACTTTGCCACGACGCTGACGGTAATGTTGCGATCGCTGGGGATCCCGGCGCGACTGGCGACGGGGTTTGGACCGGGACAGTTCAATCCGTTCACGGGTCTCTACGTCGTGCGCAACACCGATGCTTACGCCATAACCGAGGTGTATTTTCCCGGTCACGGCTGGCTAGCATTCGACGCGATTCCGGGACACGAGATTATTCCGCCGTCGGCAGATGAAGTACAAACCTTTGGCGTACTGCGTCAATTCTGGCATTGGGTGGCCGGCTGGCTGCCGCCGCCGCTGACAGCGATTGTTGCCGACGTTTGGAGTGCGATCGCCTCGGGTCTGGCCTGGGCGGTGTCGGCGGTGTGGCGGCTGATGACGCGCGGGTGGGGCGGTGCATTTGTCGGACTGACGGGCGCGCTCGCGCTCGGCTGGCTGAGCTGGTTTGTTGGGCAGCAAGTGCAGGCATGGCGTTTCCGCCGCTATCTGTCACGGCTGCATCCAGCCGAGCGGCTGTATCGGCGCATGTTGCAGCTGCTAGCAATGCGAGGATATGCCAAGCATCCGGCACAAACGCCGCGGGAGTACGCGCGCGGGGTGTCTCCGCAGCTTGAAGCGGCACTTGCTGAGGCGATCGCGGATATCTGCACGGCTTATTCGAGCTGGCGCTACGGCGGCGTGGTACCAAATGCGGACTTCCTGCATCAGCAACTTCGCCTGCTCGCGCGCGGTCTCGACCGCGGGAGTTCGTAG
- the cysE gene encoding serine O-acetyltransferase: MLSTLFADFRIIFERDPAARNWLEVLLCYPGLQALIFHRCAHWLSTLGLPLIPRLISQLSRSLTGIEIHPGAQIGRGVFIDHGMGVVIGETAIVGDYCLIYQGVTLGGTGKEIGKRHPTLGECVVVGAGAKVLGNIQIGDNVRIGAGSVVLRGVPSDCTVVGVPGRVVHRSGVQVNPLEHGSLPDSEASAIRVLLDRIESLEQQVKELRSLQSPKEELVGNCVTTERNEPQQPACRLRDREIQEFLDGSGI, translated from the coding sequence ATGCTGTCTACCCTGTTTGCCGACTTTCGCATTATCTTCGAACGCGACCCGGCCGCGCGCAATTGGCTAGAAGTCTTGTTGTGCTACCCCGGTTTGCAAGCGCTGATCTTTCACCGCTGCGCCCACTGGCTATCCACGTTGGGTCTACCGTTAATCCCCCGCTTAATTTCGCAGCTCTCGCGATCGCTGACCGGGATCGAGATTCACCCCGGCGCGCAAATCGGCAGGGGCGTGTTTATCGATCACGGGATGGGCGTCGTTATCGGCGAGACAGCGATCGTCGGCGATTATTGTTTGATTTATCAGGGCGTGACCCTTGGTGGCACCGGAAAAGAAATAGGCAAGCGCCACCCGACGCTCGGCGAGTGCGTAGTGGTGGGTGCGGGCGCGAAGGTGCTTGGCAATATTCAAATCGGCGACAACGTGCGGATCGGTGCGGGGTCGGTAGTGTTACGCGGCGTACCCTCGGATTGCACGGTGGTAGGCGTTCCGGGCCGGGTGGTGCACCGCTCGGGCGTGCAGGTGAACCCGCTAGAGCACGGCAGCTTACCGGATTCTGAGGCGTCGGCTATTCGAGTGCTGTTAGATCGCATCGAATCTCTCGAGCAGCAGGTAAAGGAACTGCGCAGCCTTCAATCGCCGAAGGAAGAATTGGTCGGCAATTGCGTGACTACCGAGCGCAATGAGCCACAGCAGCCAGCTTGCCGTTTGCGAGACCGCGAGATCCAGGAGTTTCTTGACGGTTCGGGTATCTGA
- a CDS encoding ATP adenylyltransferase family protein has translation MTETNPPSPTLLHHPDTLWETVRQRQVSAKASGALQSLPTTTAIVEQDGIEFVVRVLAAIARKERATQVQRQSRADSKPFDPFLPYERDLFVMDISATHVCLLNKFNVVDGHLLIVTRAYEEQASWLSDRDWEATRACLAEAPGLAFYNSGPVAGASQQHKHLQVVPLPLGPGGADLPIAGAIAAAVPAGSSEAIARSPLLPFAHSLAFLPAGATVATMQARYRQAIAAIDGEREAAMPPPHNLLLTRDWLMVVPRTHAEYQGIPVNALGFAGTLFARNRAQFELLRTLGPRSVLQAVSRPLQAVD, from the coding sequence ATGACCGAGACGAATCCCCCCAGTCCGACCTTACTGCACCATCCGGACACGCTTTGGGAGACTGTCCGGCAGCGACAGGTGAGTGCGAAGGCTAGCGGAGCGTTGCAGTCGCTGCCGACGACGACCGCGATTGTCGAGCAGGACGGGATCGAATTTGTTGTGCGGGTTTTGGCGGCGATCGCGCGCAAAGAACGAGCAACGCAGGTGCAGCGTCAGTCCCGAGCGGATAGCAAGCCCTTCGATCCGTTTTTGCCTTACGAACGCGACCTATTCGTAATGGATATTTCGGCAACGCACGTGTGTTTGCTCAACAAGTTCAACGTCGTTGACGGACACCTGCTGATCGTGACGCGAGCCTACGAGGAGCAAGCTAGCTGGCTGAGCGATCGCGACTGGGAAGCAACTCGGGCGTGCCTGGCGGAAGCCCCGGGACTGGCGTTCTATAATTCCGGTCCGGTGGCGGGGGCAAGTCAGCAACACAAGCATTTGCAAGTCGTACCGCTGCCGCTCGGTCCGGGTGGCGCCGATTTGCCAATTGCCGGGGCAATCGCGGCGGCTGTGCCAGCTGGTAGCTCCGAGGCGATCGCGCGCAGTCCTTTGCTGCCGTTTGCCCACTCGCTTGCGTTTCTGCCAGCAGGTGCAACAGTAGCGACGATGCAGGCACGATATCGTCAGGCGATCGCGGCGATCGATGGAGAACGGGAAGCGGCAATGCCGCCGCCGCACAATTTGCTGTTGACGCGGGACTGGTTAATGGTGGTCCCCCGCACGCATGCAGAGTACCAGGGCATTCCGGTCAACGCCTTGGGGTTTGCCGGAACGCTATTCGCGCGCAATCGCGCGCAATTCGAGTTGCTCCGCACCCTCGGTCCGCGGTCGGTCCTGCAGGCGGTCTCTCGCCCACTGCAAGCGGTCGATTGA
- the selD gene encoding selenide, water dikinase SelD codes for MQDSSTPVASDLVLIGGGHSHAIALRMFGMQPLPGVRLTLISDVTHTPYSGMLPGYVAGFYGYDEAHIDLRRLAEFAGAQFYRTRAIGLDLEAQRILCDRRPPVAFDWLSVDIGSTPVAAAVPGAAEHAIPIKPVPQFLGAWEQLLAEVAAQPDSLWRLAIVGGGAGGVELALNVQHRLHEVLQSAGQSQDRLELHLFHRGKVLLKEHSRWVGDRLQRILTARGAHIHLNEDVREIFPDKVVCASGLTADCDRAFWVTQASAPAWVAASGLATDARGFVLVGDTLQSVSHPRVFAAGDIATMRDRPRPKAGVFAVRQGRPLFENLRRCLQVRPARPFVPQRRYLSLIGTGDRSAIASWAGLGWHARWLWVWKDRIDRRFMEQFEHLPAMTASSAPGLASVPANADLRHMYCAGCGSKVGSRTLGRVLQRLEAVDRPDIAIGLEAPDDAAIARIPTGYAIAHTVDYFRSLVSDPFVFGQIAANHCLSDLFAMGAAPQSALAIATVPHGTPAKTEEVLYQLLAGSLEVLSDCNAALVGGHSTEGSELAFGLACNGLVPEDAVLRKGGLQAGQVLISTKAIGTGALFAAHLQRLTRGRWIDEAIASMLMSNRVAADCFRAHGAAALTDVTGFGLLGHLHEMLRGSATNAAVGAEIDLDCVSFLPGAIAAVRSGATSSLHPQNAEVARFARCTDAVRQLPQFQLLFDPQTAGGLLGAVPGDRVSDCLDALQAAGYDSARAIGRVVRADNPTRPIAIDSTI; via the coding sequence ATGCAGGATAGCAGTACGCCGGTTGCCAGCGATCTCGTGTTGATCGGCGGCGGCCACAGCCACGCGATCGCGCTGCGGATGTTTGGGATGCAACCGCTGCCGGGCGTTCGATTGACGTTAATTAGTGACGTCACTCACACGCCGTACTCGGGCATGTTGCCGGGTTACGTAGCTGGGTTTTACGGCTACGACGAGGCCCACATCGACCTGCGCCGCTTGGCCGAGTTTGCTGGCGCGCAGTTTTATCGGACGCGCGCGATCGGTCTCGATCTGGAGGCGCAACGCATCCTCTGCGATCGCCGCCCGCCCGTTGCGTTCGATTGGCTGTCGGTCGATATTGGCAGTACGCCTGTTGCTGCCGCCGTCCCCGGTGCCGCCGAGCATGCCATTCCCATCAAACCCGTGCCGCAGTTTCTGGGGGCGTGGGAGCAACTACTTGCCGAGGTTGCCGCACAACCTGATAGTCTTTGGCGCCTTGCGATTGTCGGGGGCGGTGCGGGCGGCGTGGAACTAGCCCTAAATGTCCAACACCGCCTGCACGAGGTGTTGCAATCCGCCGGCCAGTCCCAAGATCGCCTGGAACTCCATTTGTTCCATCGCGGCAAGGTGCTTTTGAAAGAGCACAGTCGTTGGGTGGGCGATCGCTTGCAGCGCATCCTGACCGCACGCGGCGCACACATCCACCTGAATGAAGACGTTCGGGAAATCTTCCCGGACAAAGTTGTATGCGCGTCGGGGTTGACGGCGGACTGCGATCGCGCGTTCTGGGTAACGCAGGCCTCGGCGCCAGCATGGGTAGCAGCGTCGGGATTGGCAACGGACGCCCGCGGCTTCGTTCTCGTGGGCGACACGCTGCAATCGGTGTCCCACCCCCGCGTCTTTGCAGCTGGCGACATTGCCACCATGCGCGATCGGCCGCGGCCGAAAGCCGGCGTGTTTGCCGTGCGGCAAGGACGACCGTTATTTGAGAACCTGCGGCGCTGTTTGCAAGTCCGCCCGGCCCGTCCGTTCGTTCCGCAGCGGCGTTACTTGAGCTTGATCGGTACCGGCGACCGCAGCGCGATCGCGTCGTGGGCGGGGTTGGGCTGGCACGCTCGCTGGTTGTGGGTTTGGAAGGATCGTATCGACCGCCGTTTCATGGAGCAATTCGAGCACCTGCCCGCGATGACCGCATCGTCTGCTCCGGGGTTGGCGTCCGTGCCGGCGAACGCGGACTTGCGGCACATGTACTGTGCGGGTTGCGGTTCGAAGGTCGGCAGCAGAACGCTAGGGCGGGTCTTGCAACGCCTGGAAGCGGTCGATCGCCCGGACATTGCGATTGGCTTGGAAGCTCCAGACGACGCCGCGATCGCCCGCATCCCCACCGGTTACGCGATCGCCCATACGGTCGATTACTTTCGCAGCCTTGTCAGCGACCCGTTTGTCTTCGGGCAGATTGCGGCCAACCACTGCCTCAGCGACTTGTTCGCCATGGGAGCAGCGCCGCAAAGCGCGTTGGCGATCGCGACCGTTCCCCATGGGACGCCGGCCAAGACCGAAGAAGTGCTCTACCAACTGCTGGCAGGTTCATTAGAGGTGTTGAGCGATTGCAACGCCGCGCTCGTGGGCGGTCACTCCACGGAAGGCAGCGAGCTAGCATTTGGACTGGCGTGTAACGGTCTCGTGCCCGAGGATGCAGTGTTGCGGAAGGGCGGCTTGCAAGCCGGTCAGGTGTTGATATCGACCAAAGCGATCGGGACGGGCGCGCTGTTTGCCGCCCACTTGCAGCGACTCACGCGCGGGCGCTGGATCGATGAGGCGATCGCCTCAATGCTGATGTCGAACCGGGTAGCGGCGGACTGCTTCCGCGCCCACGGTGCTGCGGCATTAACAGACGTAACCGGCTTCGGCTTACTCGGTCACCTACACGAGATGCTGCGCGGGTCTGCAACTAATGCTGCAGTGGGAGCCGAGATCGATCTCGATTGCGTGTCGTTTTTGCCCGGCGCGATCGCGGCCGTGCGGTCGGGAGCAACGAGTTCGCTGCACCCCCAAAATGCTGAAGTCGCGCGCTTCGCGCGCTGTACCGATGCCGTGCGCCAACTGCCCCAATTTCAGCTGCTGTTCGACCCGCAGACTGCCGGCGGTCTGCTTGGAGCGGTGCCGGGCGATCGCGTTTCGGACTGTCTGGATGCCCTTCAAGCAGCTGGTTACGACAGTGCTCGGGCGATCGGGCGGGTGGTACGAGCAGACAACCCAACTCGACCGATCGCGATCGACAGCACAATCTAA
- a CDS encoding site-2 protease family protein, whose product MGANWRIGTLFGIPLYVNASWFLILAFVTFANAANANAKGWVTESNPLLGWAIGFAIALLLFGSVLLHELGHSLVAKAQGIPVQSITLFLFGGIATIDRESETPGKAFQVAIAGPVVSLSLGGMFFALALASNATALQPFVLDLARINLVLGLFNLIPGMPLDGGQVLKAALWKLTGDRLRAARWAAASGQTLGLLAIALGLFASLVGGSFATLWIAAIGWFVFQNAGRYQRVTALQEILLQIAAADTMTRKLRVLDATQTLREFADTVILDDKLQSRPLYAASDGRYRGAIVVSDLQAIARADWEHLTLADIARPLESVPSIAEKATLADVVLALDATTDPHITVLSPAGTLAGTIDRGDVVRAIADAGGWSASPEDIARIQAERAFPPTLKLVALARATCDIAARSE is encoded by the coding sequence GTGGGAGCAAACTGGCGAATCGGAACGCTTTTTGGCATTCCGCTCTATGTCAATGCATCGTGGTTTCTCATTCTGGCGTTCGTTACCTTTGCGAATGCGGCAAATGCAAACGCGAAAGGGTGGGTGACCGAGAGCAATCCTTTGCTCGGTTGGGCAATCGGGTTCGCGATTGCCTTGTTGTTATTTGGGTCGGTGCTTCTTCACGAGCTAGGACACAGCCTCGTGGCTAAGGCTCAAGGCATTCCCGTGCAGTCGATTACTCTGTTTCTGTTCGGCGGTATTGCTACGATCGATCGCGAATCCGAGACTCCTGGCAAAGCCTTTCAGGTGGCGATCGCGGGTCCGGTAGTGAGTTTGAGCTTGGGCGGCATGTTCTTCGCGCTGGCACTGGCGTCAAACGCAACCGCGTTGCAGCCATTCGTCCTCGACCTGGCGCGGATCAATTTGGTACTGGGGCTATTTAATTTAATTCCGGGCATGCCGCTCGATGGCGGTCAGGTGCTCAAAGCCGCGCTCTGGAAGCTGACAGGCGATCGCCTGCGGGCAGCACGCTGGGCGGCTGCCTCGGGACAAACGTTGGGGCTGCTGGCAATCGCGTTGGGATTGTTCGCATCCCTGGTCGGCGGGTCATTCGCAACGCTGTGGATTGCTGCTATCGGCTGGTTCGTGTTCCAGAATGCCGGCCGCTACCAGCGCGTGACGGCATTGCAGGAAATCTTGCTTCAGATTGCTGCGGCCGACACCATGACCCGCAAGCTGCGCGTTCTCGACGCCACGCAAACCCTACGCGAGTTTGCCGATACGGTTATTCTGGACGACAAATTGCAGTCCCGGCCGCTGTATGCAGCCTCTGACGGTCGCTACCGCGGCGCGATTGTCGTCTCCGATCTACAGGCGATCGCGCGCGCGGACTGGGAGCACCTGACCTTAGCCGACATCGCACGGCCGTTAGAAAGCGTGCCGTCCATTGCCGAAAAGGCAACACTCGCGGATGTCGTCTTGGCGCTCGACGCAACGACCGATCCGCACATCACGGTGCTTTCGCCGGCCGGCACGCTGGCGGGCACGATCGATCGCGGCGACGTCGTGCGGGCGATCGCGGATGCGGGGGGGTGGTCGGCAAGCCCGGAAGACATCGCACGGATCCAGGCGGAGCGTGCTTTTCCGCCAACGCTAAAACTGGTTGCCCTGGCGCGCGCAACTTGTGACATCGCCGCTCGGTCCGAGTAA